The Daphnia magna isolate NIES linkage group LG3, ASM2063170v1.1, whole genome shotgun sequence genomic interval AATCTGCCTTTGGGAttcaatcaattaaaaaattattaacggTCGCATTACGTTACGTTTTGGTCTAATATCAACCCGAAGGAAGGCTCCGTTCCAAAGAGccagttttagttttaaaaatttgattaCCTAGAAGTGTGACAACTATCATGAATTTACTCTTCAATGGTTCAATTGTCAACGAGTTTATGCTTAGACAAGATTGGCATTGCAGAGGAACGAAGCACGGAACTGCAACCTCTGAAAATAATAACATTTGTAAGCATCAATCAAAATATATTAACAAGATAtgcaaaataatttatataCCTTTTGTAACTATCTCAGCTAAAGTTGAATCCCAAAACTCGTTAGGCTTTAGTTTAATCACTTTGGAATCTTGAAACAATAATTGTCTTCTGTGGAACACATTCCATGAATGGAATTGGAAGTCGCAGTCTTGACAATATGTCTTGACACAACAGAGACAGCGAGTGTAACAAGCTGCAAGGGACTTTTTACAAATCCAGCACAGTGATGGAATAGTTGCGTAGCTTGCAATAAGGCCATTGACAACTTCATCCCAGTGCACATCCCAATCAACAGCAATTTGGCCCATACGTCTCTCATGTTTCTTCACTTCTTCTCCTAGAGGTACACTCCCGTCAGCATCAATATTGAAGTCactttgaatttgattcagataTTGTTCTAGCTGACTCGGAATAGGTGAATCTGTAAGTAATCAAGGAAATATTTAGATGTTTATACAAGACAGGAATACTATCGGACTTGAAATTACCTAAGTTGTTGGCTGCTTCAATatcttctctatcaattgtcagggaattttcgttttcagtGGAACAGTCTTTAGAggttcttttcattctttttcttttggctgatTCATTTCTGTTGAGATCTGGGGGAATTGATGAACTAAGTTGTCGTTTATCTTTgggaaaactttttctttccttttggttttttcttatttccctCTTGAAATCTCTTTGCTTTTGAATatataattctttttttaaatccttcaATAGATCACTTTTCTTGTTCGACgacattttgttgttttgtttttcaataacacaattaaaatcggttaatattctaataagcaaacagtttgtttactaaAAACGTGCTATGGAAACGGAAACGAATCCGTTCAAATAATGGAAAGGTTTCGGCTTCTtattataaaaacaagttgataataaactgaaacggatctgtgaacggaaacgggtccgctcactgatttgaacaacgcgctgctttgtcaaaaatcggttaactgaaacgaatccgaTTATGAATCAGCTAGAGGCGCTAGAGGGTAGGCATAACGTTATTGCCTTCATGCGACTCTAGCGTTAGAGAACGGAAACCAATCCGTTCTACGGCCCtcaaaaaatccgttttttaacgacacggaatcggatcagtatcagttcactggtgaagactgtgttgttCCGCTTTCGAATCATTTGTAATTTCTGGAATCGAAGGAAGCAGACCAAAATTTCGACGGTTTGggggcggggcacagtggtagaagaatcagagtcatctatcgaaagaaactgagttattcaacGACCATTGTCAGTGTTTCTTTTCGAACTTCATTTTTCAGGTGTCGTCTGCTCCGTCGCTTCCCTTATCACTGTTGTaattggctgttgaagttttcaaacacgTTTCCTGATCGGTGCATTCATCACACAttggaggctctgactgctatttccgaaattagacacaacgacagacgattttccacatgtcgtgaaccaaccaggttTCCATGACTCTGCCAGACCGAACAGCCGCAACACCATCTATGGAGCTTAACATGCGCAGCTCAAAGCTCTCCAATGCAAAAAGTAACCCCGTTACTacgttcataaaatgttttatttttccccatttcccgagacaaaaattttttttttttcgaatttttgagacagggaaaatggggaaaaataaaacattttatgaacgtaggttacccaaccactaaaaatatgaaataattcacacgatatgctgaatttttgtgcttaatttgcatgtgcataccaaagtgataccgtgcatgatttcattaaaaattacggtgtgtgaagcattggatcagtagggaaacccaaaattattatcttagcGGACTCAGCGCCACCATTCGGCATGTCACGCGCATCGCTACCTCCCGTCCTCTCAGCCTTATGGCCCCCTTCgtggtcttccacttcgttgtctatggtACTTCATGCCACATAGataaacaaatcaaacaaGTTGGCCTAAACAAGCTGATTGCATgctaaagcaaaatttttttgataacGCGTTAAACGCGTCCTTGATGTGAAACAAGAGTTTCATTAAAGTTTgtgaaaatcaatttaaaattGGCGAACATAAGAGTAACGATGTTGGCAACTCCAAACCAAGAAAACACAAGTGTTCAATACCCAGGGTTGAATgtcaaaattgaagaaaaattaatgATCCTTCAGTTGAACGCCCCCAAGCGAAAAAATGCTTTAACTCCTTCAATGGTATtatcttaaaaacaaaaaattatttcctgagtttttttacttttcaattTCACTGTCATTAATTAAAGTATGCAGGGATTACCAGTGCCCTTCAAGAAGCTGAAAAAAGCCCACATGTATCAATTGTTGCCATTACTGGAACAGGAGATTTTTATTCCAGTGGTAATGATTTTGGAGCACTCCTGGGGAAAGTCTCTGATCTCTCATCAACAGAGGCAGATGCTCAAAAAGGGCTAACTATGGTGCAgtaagagagaaaagaataatttcaattgaacaagtactgaaaattgaaaatttttcttttttgagaaATTTTGTGGACACTCTGATTGATTTCCCTAAGCCAATTGTTGCTGTCCTCAATGGCCCTGCTGTTGGAATAGCTGTCACAACCCTTGCCTTGATGGATGCTGTTTATGCCAGTGAAAAGGTATAATTGAGGAATGAAATGTGTGAAAACAATAATAccattgaaaaaacaacaggtGTGGTTACATACACCATTTACTCAGCTTGGTCTCTGCCCAGAAGGTTGCTCTTCCCTCACTTTTCCCCGTATTATGGGATCACTAAAATCGTCAGAAGTACTATTATTCGGCCAAAAAATGACAGCCGTCGAAGCTGAAAAAATCGGTTTGATCACGAAAGTTTTTCCTGCTGCTGAAGCAGACACAATAATATGGTCtaagttaaaagaaatttctcAACTTCCCCCCAAGGTTGTATGATATAACATTACATTTAAGTTGActttatctaaaaaaattcactTTTTCTAAATCACAGTCTATGATATACGGGAAGCAACTTTGCCGTGACATTGATCGCGAGCTACTTCACAAGGTCAATGCGGCAGAATGCGCGAAATTAGCTGCATGTCAAAATTCTGAAGAAACAGCGGAGGCCATGTTAAGATGGTTCACACGCCGGtcaaaactttaaaaaaaccgACCGATGCTACAAAAATTAACCCATAGTTAGATCGATGATAGTGGAATACGGTCTATGGATTGTTGTGTAATCTTAAATATATACGGTATCAAGGGATAATTTTGTCTTTTAATTTAATAGCCTATTGGTAAATGCAGTAACGTCCGACTTATTAAGCCACTACCGTTTGGATttttgaaagtgaaaaaattttttcttagaCGAATGAATTTACTTGGGAAATGAAGAATCAGGATACAATGactgtaggaaaaaaaaacgccttGGTTCCCAGGTACGAAAATCATGTACCAAAATgagaataatgaaaaataaatattcatAGAAAAGTAAAACATGTagcatttattttaaatggcTTGCCGACATTGACTTTTCCTTGGAAGTTTCAATTTCACAACTCGATAATATCGTTTTCGGACAAACGAAGTTTTTTTGAAGCGCTGCCAATATCAGCTTGTCCAGAAATAGAACGCTTCCTAATGGATGGCTCTTGTTGGTGGTCGTCATTTGCACAGCCTTTTTGGAAGATGACGTCCAAATCCTCATCGATCTCCACTGATTCTTTTGACAACACTTTTGGATCAGTAACAAGCTAGGGCGAATAAGAAAACATACGCGTACCTGTTGCACGGGTCGACGGTGCAGGCTTGGAAGAAGAAGTCGAAGGTTGCGGTCCACTGGATTCGACGGCGGCCTTTGGTTGAAGTTGACTTGGGTCAGCGATAACAGTAAACTCACGATTTTCTTCCAGATGTTCGcttgagaaaataaaaatacgtagaacaaaataaaggaaataactatacttaaaaaaaaaaaaaaaaaaactaccgATCAATAATTGTGATATTTAAATCATATTCTTGATGGAAATCTTCACATCGAAGTCGCGTACCATCAGAAATGTTAAAGTCCTGAAACGAGAAGAAAAGATGTATATTAACAGTAGGAAGAAGGAAATATTCGAAACTGTCCTCACCGAAAGGGATTTCGACATATTTTCTGTTGTTTCGCCTTCTTCCGAGGATATGAGCACAGTGCCCTTACCGTCGTCAACCATTACATCAGGGGAGATCATATGTAACGCACCCCGTAGAACTTTGTCTTCGAATGATTGCACGGTCATTTGAGAAACGTTTAGTAGAACGGTGACCTGAAAAGACGACGTATTTATAAAATGAAATCTATCAGTCAATTAAAACACATCATCAGCTACTTCAGGGTGGGGCGAGCAAACGTAGCACTTTGGATTTGCACTATCCAATGACGATGGAGCAATAACTTTGTTCAGTGCATTGGGTTTACTGTTAAGATACACCTACAAGTAAATCAGATAATTAAATAAGCTAATTATGTAAACTTTTTAATATATTGTTTTTACATGGCGACATTCTTCCCACTTGCCCTCGAGAATTTTAAACGCTTCAAAGACAATAAGTCCTGCAATAACTGCATTGGTAGTGGCGATCGCTAATGACAGTTCAAGGATTTTACTACATTAGCTAATAGACAAAATATTAGAATAACTACCTGGAATAATGTTGCCTGCCATTGCTGAAACATGGAAGATAGTTAATTCCGAACATTTGCTTTGGTTACATTTACTttatatttagtaaatatagTTTTGAGAATACAAACATATATACCTTTAACATCGAAGCGGCTCTTTTTGGGAATTGAAAACACGTGGGAGCGCAAATTTGAGCAAGCAGTTACGAAATCCATAGAGGCTTCATCATCCTTATCCCATACAAGGAAACTTTCTTCTCCATTCAATTCCTTAAAATTGTCATTTGTATTGAATCTagttaaaagaaacaaatggatccaaaaaataaaataaaataatattacCTTAGATCGTTGATATAAGATTTTGATTGACGAGACCATAGCTTGGACGCATTCTGCGGGACTCCAGACTTTTTGATCTTTAATAAGCCCTCCTTGTTGGTCAGAAATCTCCTCTACCAATATTTAAAACATGTATCAAAGGACAATGGCTAAAAATTCCATATAGAAATATGCCAACCTGGAATGTTGTCCCAAGACAGGGGAGTAGGTGGTGTCCGTTTCGTCCATAATTTATCCATTGACAGCAAATACTTAATGtcatcacaaaaaaatttcccaaACAATTTACTCGGATCGTATTCAGATTGTTGAGCCCAAGCCCGAGTAGATACGCGCGTCACATTTCCTGCCTCGCTGGCTTGGTTTTGTAAAGCTACCGAGCCAGCATCACCTTtaggtggaaaaaaaaaaggagaaaaatttATGCTGATTTAATTTTTGGTGACTAAAATGTGTTTTCTAATCATACCAGCAGCTTCAGGATCAGCAGTATCAGGTGAAACATCTTCATCAGGGTCAGCTTCACCAAAAAGCTGGTTAAAAAGGTGCTTGGCCCATACAATGCAGTGAATTGGCTCTGATGGGGTATTACGAATAGTACACCCAGGAAAAGATTTCTGGCCAGCTTTGGGATTACAGTCATAGCACTCAGACAAACCTTTTCTAATAGCTGTTACTTGGCCCAAATATCCAGCAGTACCACTTTCAATTAATGGAACATTGGCAGCTAGGCACATTCGATTAACATGACTTCTGGCAGCTCTGTTGTCTAATGCATTCATCACCACAGTAAActgtttgaagaatgtaacattgtattcagaactgaaaattaaaagttGGTCagtatttaaaatttatcaCTGAACACTATAAAACTTGAGAATTCTTCTGCATAACTTACTTCATCACACTGTCATGTTTAGCAACAATGGTGACATTTGGATTAAAGCCTAAGGCACTCTCCCTAGCAATTACGGCTTTTGATTTCCCAACATGCTCTTTTTGGAAAAGAAATTGACGATTAAGGTTGCTTACATCTATGGTGTCCAGGTCAATCTAGTAAATAATGAAAGGCAGCAAAAAAATAAGGTGGGAATTTGACGTTGATGCCAGTTATGAGAATGGATGTCTGTGATGGAAATATAGTATTTAAATGCCAATTGAGTGAGAAATTCGAAACACCCttcaaaaaaagaactttcaTCCTATTTTTATTAGAGATACTAGATGAATTTTTAAGGCAGCAATTCTCAAAACAGAACAATCATGACAACAAAATCTTTACTAACCACCAAGATGTCATTAAACCCTGACAGAACAAGATTTTTCAGAAGCTCACATCCTATACCACCAGCTCCTACAACGAGAATCTTTGATTTTCTAATTGAATCATCAAGCAGAGATGGAGCAACATTAACGTCCGCCATTTTTCctaattttgaaaattgtctCGCTGGGTGACCCGATGTTGCATTACTTCCTGAGAATAGGATCGATAACTAGTTGAAAATTTACAAGTTGAGACTCGACCACTTGACGACTTACAAAGCGACGAGTAAGAGTatttttttatacttttattgtttACTTATTTTTACTTACTTATTTCACTTgttctcttgtttttgtttgaatgtttCATGTTAGTTGTTTTTGTTACTAATCACAAGTTCAATGTTAATGAGCCGATCTAGGAAGAATATGAGATGAAATGAGCAGCTCGAGCAGAAGAGAGATATCAGAAAAATCTTGATTAAACATTGTATTTGTGCAATACGGTCTAATATAATGTAAGTATATGAAATGACACGGCAACGAGCATCTATTGTTTAAATTACGCGGGAGAATTAAAcataagaagaaaagaaaagacaaaagaaaagacagtCACCGTACTGTAGTCGACGTAAGACAAAGAGCAGCTGTAACATGGAACGAAGATCAAATTTTGTTGCAGAACATCAAAGGCCTTAATAACCGTTGTGAGACTAGTGAAAAACACGCCTGGCTATGTTAAGAAGTGTCACTTGTTTTAATAATTTTCAGAGTTGCATTAATCAATGACCTTTAAATGATCATAGGTATTTCCCAGTGTTTTAAGCATTGCTAAGTAGGGCGAATCAAACTTCCCGCTTTCAAGAAAAGTTTTCATCATTTGTCCAGAGAAACCAGAGACGAGTGCgacatttttttcgtttttggttATTGGCTTAGAACGATTGCCGTGTCCTCTTAGATTCCAAAATACGATGGCTGGAAGGGGATAGTGAGCTTgctcaaattttcttttaattagCTGAAAATCTGTTTCGTATTCATTGCCTCCGCAGGCATCGAACTCCATATCTGAGAAAATGAAGAGAGTTTTAACCATTTCTTGTGGTGGCAACTTGGTGCTGATAGCCAGTTCCAAAATAAGGTCAAAAACTGCCTAAAAAGTTAAGAATTAGTGGTtatgcaaagaaaaacagtttttttgaTTAATAATAAAGTATAACCTGTAGGTTGGTGTTCATTCCCCATTCCATATTCATGACGAACGAAACCTTTTCTTTCAGCGTTGTTTGATTTACTTTCTTAAGGGAGGGATTGGACGAAAAGGTGCATACATGGTTCTTGAAAGGTGGATTGGATAGTTCGGCAGTTAGTAGAGACAGTGCTATCGCGGCTTCCATAGGTGTCCCCCCCATTGATCCGGAAACATCACAGATGGATAAGGCACTTTCAAACAAACCCGATTTCTTCAAGTTTTCCACATAGCTTTTCCATTGTAGTTCACCTACTGCCATTAATTCTTCGGGTCCTTCCGATGTTTCCATAAACTGTTTGATTATTTCATGTGGGAGTAAGGCTCCAGAAGCAATCTTCTTTTCACCAGACTTGACATCACTCAGATAACAGGCAAAACGCTCAGCATCGTTCTTCAAAAAGCTTTTCTTATTTCGTTTCATACAGACGGATGAAACGCGCTGATAGTCTATTTCAGACCATGTTTTAAGCGACATCAATCGTTCAGGAACCTTAATAGAAATTCGAAGAGGCGTCAGGAAGTTTTTGCGGTAGTGCACATAAGCTTTTGTATCAAAATCCATTTCAGATTCGTTGGCAGCTCGTTGGTAAAACGAGGAATATAAAGCCCGGGCGATATTTTTACCCAGTGATGTACAACAATCGATAGAGCCGCCAATGGTAGGAGCCCACTTCCCGACTAAAGCAGTCATTGGTAGGCATTTATTCTTATTCAGCATATCTCTGTCGCGCTTTAAATTTGAAGTAAACAAACTGACGACCTTATCATAAAGTGCAGGGAAATGTTGATGTACGATCTTGAAGTTCAAAAGTTTAACAGCAGCAACAGATTTATCtgccttcttttttattttggcttcTTTACTCCGTGTAAGATGGATTGCTTTGGATATTTCTTTGAATTTCAGAAGAGCATTTCTCCTGGCGCCTTCATCTGGAAGTTTGCTCAGATAGCGTTTCCAAACATGCTTGCTGACTTCTCCGTTCACCCGCCTGCAGATTAGTTCTTCGAGCGAATAATTAATGTTTGCTTGCCCCGTGGTATCGGAAGTTTTCTTGCGGGGTTGACGTTTGGTACTCATACAAACTTCATCCTTCATCAAAAATTTGATCAACCAGCAAAGATCTTTCCAATAACCATGCTTGGCCACAAATTCAAGATTATAGAGCAAGGTTTCAGGGTGATAACGGAAAAGCCAAATAAGGCAGTAATGAAACTCAACAACAGCTCCTTTGCCTGAACGAACATCTCGCAATTGGAAAATTAACTTAAGGGTCAACAGCGCATCTTCAGCCCAAGATTTTTCCAACTGATTGACAATTTGATCCTGCCCAGTATTCTGCATaacttcaaaataaaaatccagGCAGGCACTTGTGGTAGAGCTGTGTGTAAAAGATGCATTTTCTGTAAGCCTAATGTTTTCAGGAAATCCATTTTCATCTGATATAGCATTGGTAACTTCATCAATCTTCAGGTCAtctaaataaagagaaaacaaatatGTTCTGTATTTATACATATAAACTAAATTATTGCTTGACAAGCACACAATTTGTCAACAATCATCTCACTGCCATTGTTTGTATCAAGCTTTTTGTCATGAGTTGGAATAGAATGGTCAATTTCAAGTACATTCTGAATAAAGCACATCTCTGTTTTTATGTTCAAACTTTGTGATTGCTAAAAGAGGTAAGCTTTTGTTTGTAAAACCTATGcaattttaattgtttcaaAACAGCTATAAATGCCTCAAATTGAAGTTGACAGAAATGTTGCAGAGACGTCTTTGCAATGTTTCAAAGAAAATTGTCAATAAAACACAAAGGAAAAACGAGATACCCTACCCATTTCTGTAACCACCTTTGTCAGCTGAAGTAAATTAAAATTCAAGCTGTTATTCATCAAACAATCGGATTAATGATCAAAATGGCATGCCTGGCAATAAACTGAGGGGTGCTAACACAACTGCCACAAACGATACACCATCGACAAAATGACTAAAATAAGTCGAGTGCGACGTTTGGTTTATTTACCAACTCTACCAACATtccggaatttttttttggtcacGCCTATTCTCCCCCGGCAGCCGGGGGGCGCTAATGTCAAGATGtgctatttccccccggctgCCGGGGGCGCTAGTGACAAAACTGTCTATCTCCCCCCGGCCAGTAGGGGCGTTGGTGTTTAAATAGCTATTGCACACCTGAATCAGTGAACACAATCAGGTGGATGCTACGGGAAAATACAGTAGTTGTTATCAGAGTCATCATGGAaacctggttggttcacgacatgTGAAAAATCGTCTGTTGTtgtgtctaatttcggaaatagcagtcagagcctccagcgggtgtgtgatgaatgcaccaatcaggaaacgtgtttgaaaacttcaacagccaatcacaacaagATAAAGGAAATGAACGGAGCAGACGAcaccagaaaaattgaagctcgAAAAGAAACACTGACAATGGCCGTAGAATAACTCAGTTTGTttcgatagatgactctgattctagtttcgaccactgtgccccgccccaaaaccgtcgaaattttagacatacagaccaacgaaacgcggtatagggattcctctcacTGTGAACCAatcagggttctatgactctggttgTTACTTCAAGCAGAGTCAACACTGACCCCTGCTtcaagtaaaagaaaacgaccagttaaaaaaaattatataacgAGTAGCTTGcttgttatttaattttatttcacttTGTTTTAATTTCGATAAAAAGCAGTACCCAGTACATAAGATAGCAACTATGAGTCaaatttttttgggtttcttaaatgttaaaatatatttgataAGGATTTTAAGTAATACAGATTAGGTTTTAAATACACATTTAATTCGTCTGTCTGTGCAGCACAGGCCTTCGCGGGGCGGGGCAAAAAttgaggttaacccgattttcatcataataatcatTTAAactcgatcgattgattgcaatcggggttgtatccccgattaggcaccccgatacaaccccgattgagatcggggttcaaaaattttaaccCCAAACCTTGAACGGCCCGCCCCAagccccgaatttcgaaacccgattggcaaaatgcgccCCGTTTAGGGTCGgggcagagtaatagaatactgatgtagccacggccatgttaactcccctctctcggattttttcccaaaaattgttgccaatttcgcgtatcgattttgagaaaatgaggcaagatatcgatttaagtgtcccatagccgtaacgccacctatgaattgagttttaagggttgttattgttataacaacccatatgtttatacgtacatttttttaaacgaattAATttagccactttttgtttactttctgaagtacagacgacgaaaatgagcgaaaacatagcgaaaacgtaatacatcacaagttcacaacacagccgctgtggcgctttcgttatgggccagaaagactttcaggccaaaaaggcaatgggagggcccgccataagcgtggctactacaccacaccagtattctattactctggtcgGGGgctcggggccgatccctattCCAGAGTCATGGAAAATAACTTTCGTGTTATTTAATGATAATTGGCAAGAGTATGAGGGTTAAATGATCATCCTATAAAAATATGCCATAAGGTTATAATTATTAAAGCATAAACgataaaagataaaaacataaaactgGGCGTCTTGCGATGCTAATGTGGACCATCCGTCAACATTGTCTATCCTGTGTCTGTCTGCTTTTGTAGATTGTTCTGCAAAAAGTCGGTGGTCTCAGGTTCTCAGCTGCATTTCAGGTTTACTCAGAAATTAGTTTAGCAATTTTGATCTGTTAATAAAGCTTTTAAGAATACGCCTTTCTGGTAATTCCAGTTAACTGTCCGGTGCTGGACGTCAGATAGCTGTTGTAGCGTAGGAGAGATGGGCAACTCGCCAAGCAATCGAAAAATAACAGTGGTAAATGATGAAGTCGCTGGTGTTATTAAGGTATTAGAGATTTGCTTTAGAAATGCAATTCCGTTCAAACAAAGTTTTATTTGAACTATATAGATCTCTGATTCTGTTGTGAGGCGTCTTAAAGGAGAAAtcgagagagaaagagaggcaAAAAGTTCACACCAACCTGCTCATGCCAAACAACAAAGTTTGTTCATCTTTGGCTGACATTGGAAAACAAATTGGTtaatgtttcttgtttttttcatttaattttaagatGAAGATTCTGAATTACCCAAGTCATCTATCAATGATACACTGCCAAGCACTAAAGAAATGCAGGTATCAAGTAAAGACACAACCAGTCCTTCATCtggcaataaagaaaaaaatgaatctaaTCATTATGGACACTTTATGGAAGAAGCTCACCTTACTTCACTGAAAATTCGACAAGAGAAAGAGGCTGAGATACAGAGAGTTCAAGAACATTGGCGTAACCAACTCCTGAACCTGACTGAGCATGTAAGAAATATTAGCCATCTATTACAAAATTTCTGGATTGCTGCACCATTAATTATACTCAAGTTTTGCCATGTGCAAAGGGGTAAAAGTCATTTACCTACTAAGactaaattaatttttttttgcatttctgGGTAGTATTCAAAACTTGCTGAGCAAACTGAAGCAGAATATCGTGCAGCCGTAGAGGACATCCAGCGTTCTTTTTCGAAAGAATCATTTAACGATGTTTGCAGTGAACAGAAAGGTTGTGTACTAAAGTGTTACAAAGAGAACAAGGACAAACCATTGTTCTGCGCAAATGAAGTAAAGGAGTTTGCTTCTTGCGTTGATAAGTTTCGTATCGATAAATTGGCGCGATAAAGAGCAGTAAGTTTAAACTATAGAAATGTATAATAGTGAAAAGAAATACATTGAGGACTGGTATAAACAATTTGTGTGTcgattga includes:
- the LOC116935957 gene encoding uncharacterized protein LOC116935957 isoform X2; protein product: MSSNKKSDLLKDLKKELYIQKQRDFKREIRKNQKERKSFPKDKRQLSSSIPPDLNRNESAKRKRMKRTSKDCSTENENSLTIDREDIEAANNLDSPIPSQLEQYLNQIQSDFNIDADGSVPLGEEVKKHERRMGQIAVDWDVHWDEVVNGLIASYATIPSLCWICKKSLAACYTRCLCCVKTYCQDCDFQFHSWNVFHRRQLLFQDSKVIKLKPNEFWDSTLAEIVTKEVAVPCFVPLQCQSCLSINSLTIEPLKSKFMIVVTLLGFFPVPAIH
- the LOC116919430 gene encoding enoyl-CoA delta isomerase 2, with protein sequence MLATPNQENTSVQYPGLNVKIEEKLMILQLNAPKRKNALTPSMYAGITSALQEAEKSPHVSIVAITGTGDFYSSGNDFGALLGKVSDLSSTEADAQKGLTMVQNFVDTLIDFPKPIVAVLNGPAVGIAVTTLALMDAVYASEKVWLHTPFTQLGLCPEGCSSLTFPRIMGSLKSSEVLLFGQKMTAVEAEKIGLITKVFPAAEADTIIWSKLKEISQLPPKSMIYGKQLCRDIDRELLHKVNAAECAKLAACQNSEETAEAMLRWFTRRSKL
- the LOC116919423 gene encoding SUMO-activating enzyme subunit 2 isoform X1 — protein: MKHSNKNKRTSEIRSNATSGHPARQFSKLGKMADVNVAPSLLDDSIRKSKILVVGAGGIGCELLKNLVLSGFNDILVIDLDTIDVSNLNRQFLFQKEHVGKSKAVIARESALGFNPNVTIVAKHDSVMNSEYNVTFFKQFTVVMNALDNRAARSHVNRMCLAANVPLIESGTAGYLGQVTAIRKGLSECYDCNPKAGQKSFPGCTIRNTPSEPIHCIVWAKHLFNQLFGEADPDEDVSPDTADPEAAGDAGSVALQNQASEAGNVTRVSTRAWAQQSEYDPSKLFGKFFCDDIKYLLSMDKLWTKRTPPTPLSWDNIPEEISDQQGGLIKDQKVWSPAECVQAMVSSIKILYQRSKELNGEESFLVWDKDDEASMDFVTACSNLRSHVFSIPKKSRFDVKAMAGNIIPAIATTNAVIAGLIVFEAFKILEGKWEECRHVYLNSKPNALNKVIAPSSLDSANPKCYVCSPHPEVTVLLNVSQMTVQSFEDKVLRGALHMISPDVMVDDGKGTVLISSEEGETTENMSKSLSDFNISDGTRLRCEDFHQEYDLNITIIDREHLEENREFTVIADPSQLQPKAAVESSGPQPSTSSSKPAPSTRATESVEIDEDLDVIFQKGCANDDHQQEPSIRKRSISGQADIGSASKKLRLSENDIIEL
- the LOC116919423 gene encoding SUMO-activating enzyme subunit 2 isoform X2, producing the protein MKHSNKNKRTSEIRSNATSGHPARQFSKLGKMADVNVAPSLLDDSIRKSKILVVGAGGIGCELLKNLVLSGFNDILVIDLDTIDVSNLNRQFLFQKEHVGKSKAVIARESALGFNPNVTIVAKHDSVMNSEYNVTFFKQFTVVMNALDNRAARSHVNRMCLAANVPLIESGTAGYLGQVTAIRKGLSECYDCNPKAGQKSFPGCTIRNTPSEPIHCIVWAKHLFNQLFGEADPDEDVSPDTADPEAAGDAGSVALQNQASEAGNVTRVSTRAWAQQSEYDPSKLFGKFFCDDIKYLLSMDKLWTKRTPPTPLSWDNIPEEISDQQGGLIKDQKVWSPAECVQAMVSSIKILYQRSKELNGEESFLVWDKDDEASMDFVTACSNLRSHVFSIPKKSRFDVKAMAGNIIPAIATTNAVIAGLIVFEAFKILEGKWEECRHVYLNSKPNALNKVIAPSSLDSANPKCYVCSPHPEVTVLLNVSQMTVQSFEDKVLRGALHMISPDVMVDDGKGTVLISSEEGETTENMSKSLSDFNISDGTRLRCEDFHQEYDLNITIIDREHLEENREFTVIADPSQLQPKAAVESSGPQPSTSSSKPAPSTRATVEIDEDLDVIFQKGCANDDHQQEPSIRKRSISGQADIGSASKKLRLSENDIIEL
- the LOC116935957 gene encoding uncharacterized protein LOC116935957 isoform X1 gives rise to the protein MSSNKKSDLLKDLKKELYIQKQRDFKREIRKNQKERKSFPKDKRQLSSSIPPDLNRNESAKRKRMKRTSKDCSTENENSLTIDREDIEAANNLDSPIPSQLEQYLNQIQSDFNIDADGSVPLGEEVKKHERRMGQIAVDWDVHWDEVVNGLIASYATIPSLCWICKKSLAACYTRCLCCVKTYCQDCDFQFHSWNVFHRRQLLFQDSKVIKLKPNEFWDSTLAEIVTKEVAVPCFVPLQCQSCLSINSLTIEPLKSKFMIVVTLLGNQIFKTKTGSLERSLPSG